The DNA segment AGCAGGCGCTGGGCCACGTCTAGGCCGCGTCCATCCCGGTGATACAGGCGCAGCACCACGTCGCCTGCCGTCACCGCCTCGCCCGGCTTGCGCACCAGTTCCACGCCGACGCCGTGGTCGATGGCCTCGCCCTTGCGTTCGCGTCCGCCGCCCAGGGCCAGCACGGCGCGGCCCACGCTCAGGGCATCGATGCGCTCCACGAATCCGGCACTGGGCGCGGTGATCTCGGCGCGTCCGGGGGCCACATCCAGCAGGCTGGGATCGTCCACCAGCACCGGATTGCCGCCCTGCGCTTCCACGAAGGTGCGGAACTTCGCCAGCGCCGAGCCGTCGTGCAGGGTGGCGCGGGCGCGGGCTTCAGCCGCTGTTTCGTCCTCACCGTAAGCGGCCAGCGCTTCCACGGCCAGGGCCACGCACAACTCGGTCAGGTCTTCCGGCCCCTCACCGCGCAGGGTCGCCAGCGCTTCCTGCACCTCCAGGCTGTTGCCCGCCAGATGGCCCAGTGGGGTGTCCATGTCGGTCAATACGGCGCGCACCTGCCGCCCCGCATGGGTGCCAATGTCCACCATCGCGCGGGCCAGCGCACGCCCGTCGTCCAGGGTTTTCATGAACGCGCCCGCGCCCACCTTCACGTCCAGCACCACCGTATGCGCCCCGGAGGCCAGTTTCTTGCTCATGATGCTGCTGGCGATCAGCGGCAGGCAGTCCACCGTGGCCGTCACGTCGCGCAGGGCGTACAGCTTGCCGTCAGCAGGGGCCAGATCCCTGCTCTGCCCCACCAGTGCCAGCCCGATGTCGTGCGCCTGCGCGATAAACCGCTCCTCGGACAGTTCGGAGGTCCAGCCGGGAAAGCTCTCGAGCTTGTCGATGGTGCCGCCCGTGTGCGCCAGCCCGCGCCCGCTCATCTTGGCCACCGTCAGGCCCAGCGCCGCCAGCATGGAGGTCAGGATCAGGCTGGTCTTGTCGCCCACGCCCCCGGTGCTGTGCTTGTCCACGGTGCGCGGCAGGTCTCCCAGGTCCATCTGGTCTCCGCTCTCGGCCATCACCAGCGTCAGGTCTGCCGTTTCCTGCGTGGTCATGCCTTTCAGGTACACCGCCATCAGCCACGCGCTGATCTGATAGTCGGGCACCTCGCCGCGCGTGTAGCCGCCGATCAGGGCTTGTAGTTCGGCGTGGGAATGCTGGCCGCCGTCGCGTTTCTTGCGGATCAGGTCTGGAGTGTTAAAAGAGTCAGAGGAGGAAGTCATGGGGCAGTGTACGAGATCACTTCAAGGCGAAGACCAATTTCAAGCCCATATCCAGCAAATCCAGGCTGATTCTATTGAGCTGCCCCCGACACCGCTCCAGACGCGTCTTGTCCACCACCAACACCTGAGAGACGTTCAGAACGCTGTCCTGGGCCAGCCCGTTGTGTTCGTCCGCCAGCAGCAACACATTGCCCGGCGCAGCCTGAAGCCGGATATTGGACGTCAACACGGCCACAAGGACAGTCTGGATGGCGCTGGCATTAAAGTCATCGGCAGAAACCACAACGACGGGTCCATGCCCGTATGCCTCCGCATTCTGGCGCTGGGTCAGCGGATACTCAATATCCCAGACCTCGCCGCGCTTCACTCTGCGTTCTGCCGTCGCAGCGCCTCAAAACCCAGTTCTGCCAGGGCGGGTGAAAGGCTGCTGTCCTCATTGGCATAAACAGCGTTGAGCTGGGCCGTTACCGTCTGCCCCTCGTTGCGTTCCAGAAATTCTTCAAGCGCACGGGCATACAGCTCACTTCTGGAAAGCCGCTGCCCCTGTGCGAATTGTTCAGCCCGCCGGTACAGGGCGTCTGCCAGAGAAATAGCCGTTTTCATAGCTTAGTATAACATTGGTTATACCGGTTCGGTTTTTTCACCGTTCACTGCCCTGCACCGTGCCCCCAGCCGCTGGAAGACGTCCAGCAACTCTGGCGGCCCGTCCACCCGGAAATCGCAGTCCAGGCCCAGCAGAAAGGTGGCGAAGCTGCCCAGGTCGCCACGCGTGCAGCGCAGCCGGGTGCCGCCCGCCTCCGCGCTGATCTGGGTAAACCACACCGAGACGCGGCCCCGCAGTTCTTCGGGCGGGGTGTCCAGCCACACGCTGACCTGGGCGGTGGGGGTCTCTGCTGGGAGGGTA comes from the Deinococcus sp. AJ005 genome and includes:
- a CDS encoding ChpI protein; the protein is MKTAISLADALYRRAEQFAQGQRLSRSELYARALEEFLERNEGQTVTAQLNAVYANEDSSLSPALAELGFEALRRQNAE
- a CDS encoding thymidine phosphorylase, with product MTSSSDSFNTPDLIRKKRDGGQHSHAELQALIGGYTRGEVPDYQISAWLMAVYLKGMTTQETADLTLVMAESGDQMDLGDLPRTVDKHSTGGVGDKTSLILTSMLAALGLTVAKMSGRGLAHTGGTIDKLESFPGWTSELSEERFIAQAHDIGLALVGQSRDLAPADGKLYALRDVTATVDCLPLIASSIMSKKLASGAHTVVLDVKVGAGAFMKTLDDGRALARAMVDIGTHAGRQVRAVLTDMDTPLGHLAGNSLEVQEALATLRGEGPEDLTELCVALAVEALAAYGEDETAAEARARATLHDGSALAKFRTFVEAQGGNPVLVDDPSLLDVAPGRAEITAPSAGFVERIDALSVGRAVLALGGGRERKGEAIDHGVGVELVRKPGEAVTAGDVVLRLYHRDGRGLDVAQRLLTEGLSIADSAPEAEKLILDRVF
- a CDS encoding type II toxin-antitoxin system PemK/MazF family toxin, translated to MKRGEVWDIEYPLTQRQNAEAYGHGPVVVVSADDFNASAIQTVLVAVLTSNIRLQAAPGNVLLLADEHNGLAQDSVLNVSQVLVVDKTRLERCRGQLNRISLDLLDMGLKLVFALK